The stretch of DNA TTTCCCCATCTGGCATTCTGTTTCTCCAAGGTGGATAGAGCAGGGATCGAGGCAGCCGAGCGCAAGCGTTACTGCTACGCCAAGCAGCGCGATATCACCCACCACCCAAGCTATCGCACACCGCCACACATGGCCGATCTTCTTTCGTGGCGGCACGGATATTCCATTTGCGCCATGAGTGACGCGAAACTAGCCAGCCTACGACATTGGGTCATCGCCTGAGGTCAGGCACGAGTCCCAAAGAACGCCTACCCCTTATACATGTGCAATCCAGGCATAGTGCCAATATCAATTTACTCGAATCCTGACGGGGTCATTCAACATATACGGGGAGATCCTGAACCTAGGCACATCCTCAAATAGTAAACGGAACGTCTCTACCCAGACCCAACAGATAGGCAATTTCAGAGGATTATCGCTTGCTTGTCGACAGAACAAGCTCGATAACTGAAACAGGCATGAGCCGAGACTCTCAGCCTGATACACGGGCTCACAACTGTCGCCAGAAAATGCTCAGGTTCGGACTATCCGGACTCCCAGAAGAATTCAGAAGCACAGAGACTCCACTCACAGGCTACTTGGCATCCTCTGTACCTACCCGGTGCCGATAAACAAGGTCACCATCAGCAGAAGTCCCGTCGTCATACAGAGCGACCAACTCTTCCGGCAAGTGCGAAAAGTCTGTCCCCCGCAAATAGTCCCGCATTGTGGTCCCTGTACATTCTTCATCCACCTTCGGGGCGCCCCTCTTTCCTCGCACATCGTCTTCATGAACGACTCTGAAATCAATGCTGAACCTTGTCTTTCCTGAAGTATTGGGAACACTCGAGTGCATCTGTGCCCCTGAAAAAAAGACAATCCCTCCGGCCGGAACGATGAGACGGATCTGGGGATCAAGTTCAAGCGGCTCGGTCGGCTTAGGAAGAGGGCGAGGATCCTCCTTCAAAAACTTTGCAACATGAGCGCCGCGATTCTGCTGATTCCATTGATAGTAATTGTACCCGTTTGAGCTATTCTTGACGGGGCGATTCCAATACTGCGGATGGAAAGCCATCGCATTGTCGGACTGAATATCATAAATTGGAATCCACCAATTTATCTGGCAGGGCGGAGCAGAATACCAAGTATCCCGATGCGGATGCCAGGCATAGGCAATACCGGTCGTCAGGTAATTATCACTCGTGGAGCTGCGCATTTTCGGAACATCAAAGTACGTCTTCTCAAGGTCACACCCCATTTCCAAGAAAATGTTCTGAATCAGACGCTTCGACTCAGGATGGTGAATGAACCCTGGCTTTAACTTCAACAAGGTGTCTGCGTACTGATCTATGGACATGTGGTATTGAGCCGTTTCCGGATCAAGCGGTGCAAACGCTTCCTGAATCAACGTACGGGCAAATCTGATCAGCGCCAGTGTGCTCGGGCGCGGGGTATACACCAAGAGCTGCCCATCAAACAACAGTTGGCGTCGTTGTTCATCGGAGACAGGAGAATCGTAATAAATGGTATTGTTCATGTTCTCCTCACATCAGACGTGATCGGACTCCCCACATTCCTTCAACAATCCGACTTTCAACAGGGCTTCCACCGCGGCATGAACTCGATGAAACGGGACCTCAGCACGCTCGGCAATATCGAGCACAGTATGCTGCCCATCTGAGAGATTTAACACCCACAGAAGCACCAACTCCTTGAATTGCTTATCTTGCTGCCCGGCGATGGCCCGATATAACCCGCGGCGTCCCAGCTGAGGCTCGCACTTAGGATTTTGATTCTGATAAGTCCGATTACATTCCAGCAAGTCGAAGAGCTCGATGCAGCGAGTATAGGAATGAGCCAGGGATTCGGGCTTCACAAAGTCTAGGTTGTCCGCAGAGGAGTGATACTCTGGATATTCGCCATGGGGCGTCCTCATCAAACAGCCCACTGGCAGGTTAAAGCCAGGCGAGCAATACTGTCGTTCGTCATACCCGTATGGAAAGAAATCAATCAATGCGTGGGCGTCTCCCGAATGTTTGAGGATATGGACCATTGCACGATCAATTTCTGCCTGACCCTGACGGCTCCTTTTGTACGTAAGCCCGCCTTCATCACCGATCCCTGTCAGCACCAATCCGTGCTTAATGTGCGGAATGACATTCTCGTTCTTCGCCAGCCACGTGATGGAACCGATCGTCCCAGGAATAAACACAAACCGATAGGAGTAGCGGCGCGGACGAAGCGCCAGCGTCTGAGCCAGCATGACCGCTACAGCAATCCCAGAGAGATTGTCGTTACACAGCGATGGGTGACAGATATGAGATGAAACAAGGACTTCATCAGAGGTCTGACCGGGTAAGTAACACTCACCATATGTGAGTGCGCCGGACTGAAGGCTGGAGTCGATTAATACGTCATACTCCTCATCCACTAATCGTTCGAGATCCTTATGGGGAAGACAAAACCCCCAGTTTTCCTGGTAGTACGATGTACGGTAGGGAATCCACTCCGGATGATCCGGCAGGCTAAAAAGATGCGGCCGTAGTTCATCGAGTCGCATACGCCGCTGAATCGGCGTGCTATAACTCATAAGGTGTAAGTTGTTGACTTTGAAGTCAGCAATCCGTCCCCCATTCTTATCCTTGATACACGCATCTTTGACATTCCACTCCAAAGGAACGGTCCAATCAAAAACTTGCGCTCCGCTCGGCACCTCACACATCGTCAAGGGAATTCGCCGCTGAATTAAACGAAGCGTCTCACGCACCCCGTCACCAGTAATGCTCCGGCACAAGGGATACAACTCAGCCACAAAATCGTGCAACGATCGCCCAACCTCAGAAGCGCCAGATACTTTGTCCCCCTCCACTGTGCTCACGAGTGTGGTCCTCGCTTGGGAGCAAACGTCGGCCAACTTCGATCCCTATCCGACATGTGAGTGATAGACTCCGGCCATTCGATCCCGAATGCGGGATCATCCCATCGAAATCCACGCGCGGCATCTGGCACATGGTACGCCGACATATGATAAAACACCTCTGCTGAATCTTGGAGCGTAATATAGCCGTGGGCGAATGTGGCAGGAATATAGAGCATCCGGCGATTCTCCGCGGACAACACCACCCCGACAGACTGGCAATACGTGGGAGACGCGGGCCTCAAGTCTACCATGACATCGTAGATAGCCCCCCTGATACACTGAACAAGCTTGACCTCCTCGTACGGAGCTGCTTGGTAGTGCATACCGCGCATGGTTCCCTTGTAATGGCTCACCGAAAGGTTATGTTGAACCCAGGCAACCTGAATCCCTTTGGTCGCAGCCTCTTTCTGGCACCACGCTCGGGCAAACATTCCCCGCCCATCTTGCACCGGCTCGAGCTCAATGACAAACGCACCCTTCAGCAGAGTTTCAGTAAAAATCATGGATAGACCGTCACCTCTGGGATCGGGACCACAAACTTCCCTCCCCACTCACGAATAAACGCCATCTGCTGGATGACCTCATCCTTGAGATTCCACGGAAGAATGAGCACATAGTCCGGGCGGGTCTGGCGAATCTGCTCTGGCGCGTAGATAGGAATATGTACTCCCGGCAGGAAATGACCTTGCTTGTGCGGACTCCGGTCAACTGTATAGTCCATCAAATCTGTGCGCACGCCACAGTAGTTCAGTAACGTATTGCCTTTGGCCGGTGCTCCATACCCAACCACACGTTTCCCTTCTTGCTTAGCTGAAATCAAGAACGAGAGTAGTTTCCGCTTCGTCGCCTCAACCTTGGGCGAAAATGAGAGGTAGTGCTTCAATTCACCAAATCCGGCACGCTGTTCCTTCGCTTTAAGGTCTCTCGCTCGGGACTGGGTGGACTTTGATTCATCCTGATCGTGGCACGCGTAGATTCTGAGTGAACCACCGTGGGTTGGTAACTCCTCGACATCGAACAACTTCATGCCGTGACGCGCAAAAACTTGCTCCACTGCCAGGAAGGAAAAGTAGGAAAAGTGCTCATGGTAAATCGTGTCAAACTGATTGGACTCCATGAGCTGAAGCAAATGAGGAAACTCCATGGTAATCAGGCCGGTTGGCTTTAGCAGTATCTTCAAACCCTTCACGAAATCGTTCAAGTCCGGTACATGCGCCAGCACGTTATTACCGATAATCAAATCGGCCGACCAGGCATCGTTCGTTAGGCCTAGCGCCGTCTTTTCGCCAAAGAAGGCCACCTTGGTATTAATGCCATTCTTCTTTGCCACTTCAGCCACATTGGCAGCCGGCTCGACGCCAAGGACCGGAATTCCTCGCGCCACGAAGTTCTTCAGTAAGTATCCGTCATTACTTGCGATCTCAACTACTTTTGACTTCTCACTCAGATGGAACCGATCCGCAATCATGTCGACATAGGCCTTCGCATGTGCAAGCCACGAGTCAGAAAAGGATGAAAAGTACGCATAGTCGGAAAAGATATCATCCGGAGAGGAAAACTGCTCCAACTGCACAAGGAGACACTTTTCGCAGACATAGACATGTAACGGGAAAAATGGCTCCATGCGGTTGCGTTGTTCGGGTTTAATATACGAATTGGCTAGCGGTGACATGCCCAGATCCACGAAGGTATGATTCAGCACCGCTCCGCATGATCGACACAATGATTGCCCCATATGAACCCCCTTCTTCACTACGGTTGCCTTACACCGCCATCTTGAAGAACCTACGCTCCGGCAACGCCCTTGGCGCCTGTCCCGGCGCGCTCAGCCCACTCAAGATTGTCGGTGAGGTGCCCGTTCTCCCGAAGACGCTTCAGCGTCACTAACCGCATGAATTCGCCTGTTCTGAATTGAGGGTCCTGGAACTTCATTGCGGTCAAGCCATTTCGAAGATCCACTACCGCATTCGAAAGATCCACAGCCGGAAGAAATCCTTGAGCCATTTTCGTAAACTTATCAAAGTTTACGCGATAGGAGCGTTTATCAGGTTGGGCATCCTTATTAATCGAGACCTCCACGCCAGGGATCACCTCGGCCACCGCTGTTGCAAGATCCTTAACTTGATAGTTCCAGGTGTCGCTTCCTACGTTGAGGGTCAAACACGTTCCGCCCTCTCGATGATTTCGCTGCAAGGCCCAATCAATTGCACGTGCCATGTCTTTGACGTGAATGAGTGGCCGCCATGGTGTTCCATCACTCAAAATATTGATCCGTTTCGACGCCAATGCACCAGCGACAAAATCATTCAAGACAAGATCCAGTCGCACACGATCACTCATCCCACAGGCAGTGGAAAACCTGAGGCAGGTAGCCGTGAAGGTCTCCGACGCGAGAGACGCGAGGTCACGCTCCGTCGCCACTTTTGACTTCGCATAGGCGGTAAGAGGATTCAGTTCGTCTTCCTCACGACGAGGCCCCCCTTCGGCAAACCCATACACACTACAACTTGACGCAAAGACAAACTTCTTCACACCGGCACGCTTTGCTTTTTTCGCAAGATCGACGCTCGCTCGATGATTAATTGTCATCGTAACGTCTTCATATAACGCCCCCATGGGATCATTGGAGATAGCACACAAATGAACTACCCCATCGACCCCATGAAGAATGTCCTCAGACACCTGTCGAATATCTCCAAAGTACTGCACATCCGCCCGACTTTCAGGAAATCGCGGCGCACCTGTCAAGCAATGAGCGAAGTACCCCATGTCATACCCAATGAGCGTTGCTCCCGGATAGGATTCGCGTAAACGACGCAGCACTAATGGTCCCACATACCCCATATTGCCGGTGACCAAAATCTTCATTGGTACTCCCTCAACTTAAGGTGGCTTTGATCTGCTGACAAACATGTTCGGAAAATGGAAGTGAGCAAGTGAACGCGGGAGACACGGCGTTCAGCACATGCATCGACCGCTTATCACCCTCCAGCACAAAATCCATTTCAAGTTTACGCTTTCTGATGTCGACCAGCTGGGCTCGAATCCCAGGCCTGCCCCAGCTCTGATAGTGTTCGGCCGTCACACCTTCCGCCAATTGACTTGCCAATGACACCATGGTTGCCTTCGAATACTTCGCCATCTCGCGAATCGCGAGGGTTTTGAAATCAAAATTGGAGGTAGCCAACAGCCCAACCCCACGCATGGCCACTTCAAGAAATTCGTTCCAATGAAAATTTGCTATGCCGCCATAATGTTCTCGCCATAATCCCGGAATTGCGGTAGGACCAATCTTCGCTTTTCCGCTCGCCGCCACGGTAAAGTGAACACCGAGGAATGGATTCTTCAAATCAGGAACCGGATAGATGTTTGTTCGAATCGATCCAGCAGGTTCACTGGAGTAGAGGTACAGTCCCTTAAATGGAAGAATTCGGTAGTGTTCTGAAAAGCCAAACTCACGCGCGATGCGATCAGCGTATAGCCCCGCAGCATTCACCACATACCCAACATGATGCGTCCCCTTCGTGGTCACGACCTGCCCGTTCGAGGAAGAGAGATACCGAACCCCGCAGTGCAGTTGCACCCCTTCCTCTATGGCATCTGCTTTCATAGCTCGCATGACTTGAGTCGGATCTACCGTTGACGTTGCGGGCGAGAACAAGGCTCGAGCACACGTCTTAACCCGAGGCTCAATCGCTTTTGCATCTTTCTCAGAAATTTCCTCAAGCGGAATTCCGTTTACACGGCCCCGTCGAAGCAGTTCATCAAGACCAGCATGATCATTCTGGTCTTTCGCGACCACTAATTTGCCGCACTTGTTCAATGGAATTCTCTTCGTGTCACAGTATTCGGTCAAGAGACGATTACCGTTCCACGTAAACTTAGCCTTCAAGCTGTCTGGCGAATAATAGAATCCTGCATGCAACACCCCGCTATTGCGGCCACTTGCGTGCAAGCCACAGTCTTCCTCTTTCTCAACAAGGTGAACTGATGCGCCAGGAAACGTTTGCCGGAGGCGGCGCGCAATATTGAGGCCAATCACCCCACCGCCAATGACGAGAAAATCCGATTGCATACGACCTACCACATTTTCCAAGGAGCCTTACCAGATTGCCAAAGTCCCTCGAGATATTCCTTTTCTTTCAACGTATCCATGCAGGACCAAAATCCATAGTGCTTGTACCCGACCATCTCACCGGCATGAGCAAGGCGCTCAACTGGCTCACGCTCCCACGCCGTCTGATCGCCATCAATATAGTCCAAGGCCTTCGTACTGAGGACAAAAAATCCGCCGTTAATCCAGCCCTCCCCTGCCTCGGGCTTCTCAAAAAACTCCGTGACTCGGTCGCCCTCAAAACCAATACGACCAAATCGCGCAGGAGAACGGACGGACGTCATGGTCGCAAGCTTGCCATGCGAACGATGAAACTCAAGCAACTTGCCGACATTCAAATCTGCCACCCCATCTCCGTAAGTCAGCATGAACGTGTCATCCGGCTCCAGCCACTTTTTTAAACGCTTGACTCGTCCACCTGTTTGCGTTGTTTGCCCTGTGTCTGCGAGATGCACCGTCCATTTTGGCTGATTGCGATCATGTATTGTTGTTTTTCCCGTGGAGAGATCAACGGATAGGTCGTTGTTGATGGCAAAGAAATTAAGAAAATACTCCTTAATCATGTCGCCCTTATACCCGAGAGCGACTACGAACTCCGTGACGCCATACACTGCATGAATCTGCATGATATGCCATAAGATTGGTTTACCACCGATCTCCACCATTGGCTTCGGACGAAGCACCGTTTCCTCCGACAAACGAGTTCCCAACCCACCAGCTAGAATCACGGCTTTCATGTCACTCCCTCCAGCAGTCGATAGTTTTCACAATCAGGCCATTACCGATACCTGCCCTACCAAGACCCCTCAGGCTTCGCTACCGCACGCCATTTAATTCCCCCACAATCCATAAACGGCTCGCCCTCTAATGCGAGAAGAATCCTGGCCCCTCACTATAAGCAAGATAGCCCTCCAGATCTCCAGCATATACTCTCAGATATTTGTTGTTACGGAACATTCTGGCCTGCCCAGTCAATTTCTTTACCATTACATGACCAGGCCCCATGTCGTAACGCAACAGATCACCCCCTGCAAAATCTGTCTATAGTACTAGCAATGCCACATCACAAGAGTAGCACAGCCGATTGCAGGGGATTTTGGTCTCAACACAATCTGCGCCACATCATTGAGCCACAGCAGGCACCTATGAGTCTTAGCACACAAAGGAATGTTCCCCGAACATCACTGCAGCCTGCTC from Nitrospira sp. encodes:
- a CDS encoding phytanoyl-CoA dioxygenase family protein, which gives rise to MNNTIYYDSPVSDEQRRQLLFDGQLLVYTPRPSTLALIRFARTLIQEAFAPLDPETAQYHMSIDQYADTLLKLKPGFIHHPESKRLIQNIFLEMGCDLEKTYFDVPKMRSSTSDNYLTTGIAYAWHPHRDTWYSAPPCQINWWIPIYDIQSDNAMAFHPQYWNRPVKNSSNGYNYYQWNQQNRGAHVAKFLKEDPRPLPKPTEPLELDPQIRLIVPAGGIVFFSGAQMHSSVPNTSGKTRFSIDFRVVHEDDVRGKRGAPKVDEECTGTTMRDYLRGTDFSHLPEELVALYDDGTSADGDLVYRHRVGTEDAK
- a CDS encoding DUF4910 domain-containing protein encodes the protein MSTVEGDKVSGASEVGRSLHDFVAELYPLCRSITGDGVRETLRLIQRRIPLTMCEVPSGAQVFDWTVPLEWNVKDACIKDKNGGRIADFKVNNLHLMSYSTPIQRRMRLDELRPHLFSLPDHPEWIPYRTSYYQENWGFCLPHKDLERLVDEEYDVLIDSSLQSGALTYGECYLPGQTSDEVLVSSHICHPSLCNDNLSGIAVAVMLAQTLALRPRRYSYRFVFIPGTIGSITWLAKNENVIPHIKHGLVLTGIGDEGGLTYKRSRQGQAEIDRAMVHILKHSGDAHALIDFFPYGYDERQYCSPGFNLPVGCLMRTPHGEYPEYHSSADNLDFVKPESLAHSYTRCIELFDLLECNRTYQNQNPKCEPQLGRRGLYRAIAGQQDKQFKELVLLWVLNLSDGQHTVLDIAERAEVPFHRVHAAVEALLKVGLLKECGESDHV
- the rfbC gene encoding dTDP-4-dehydrorhamnose 3,5-epimerase; the protein is MIFTETLLKGAFVIELEPVQDGRGMFARAWCQKEAATKGIQVAWVQHNLSVSHYKGTMRGMHYQAAPYEEVKLVQCIRGAIYDVMVDLRPASPTYCQSVGVVLSAENRRMLYIPATFAHGYITLQDSAEVFYHMSAYHVPDAARGFRWDDPAFGIEWPESITHMSDRDRSWPTFAPKRGPHS
- a CDS encoding class I SAM-dependent methyltransferase; translated protein: MGQSLCRSCGAVLNHTFVDLGMSPLANSYIKPEQRNRMEPFFPLHVYVCEKCLLVQLEQFSSPDDIFSDYAYFSSFSDSWLAHAKAYVDMIADRFHLSEKSKVVEIASNDGYLLKNFVARGIPVLGVEPAANVAEVAKKNGINTKVAFFGEKTALGLTNDAWSADLIIGNNVLAHVPDLNDFVKGLKILLKPTGLITMEFPHLLQLMESNQFDTIYHEHFSYFSFLAVEQVFARHGMKLFDVEELPTHGGSLRIYACHDQDESKSTQSRARDLKAKEQRAGFGELKHYLSFSPKVEATKRKLLSFLISAKQEGKRVVGYGAPAKGNTLLNYCGVRTDLMDYTVDRSPHKQGHFLPGVHIPIYAPEQIRQTRPDYVLILPWNLKDEVIQQMAFIREWGGKFVVPIPEVTVYP
- a CDS encoding SDR family oxidoreductase, which gives rise to MKILVTGNMGYVGPLVLRRLRESYPGATLIGYDMGYFAHCLTGAPRFPESRADVQYFGDIRQVSEDILHGVDGVVHLCAISNDPMGALYEDVTMTINHRASVDLAKKAKRAGVKKFVFASSCSVYGFAEGGPRREEDELNPLTAYAKSKVATERDLASLASETFTATCLRFSTACGMSDRVRLDLVLNDFVAGALASKRINILSDGTPWRPLIHVKDMARAIDWALQRNHREGGTCLTLNVGSDTWNYQVKDLATAVAEVIPGVEVSINKDAQPDKRSYRVNFDKFTKMAQGFLPAVDLSNAVVDLRNGLTAMKFQDPQFRTGEFMRLVTLKRLRENGHLTDNLEWAERAGTGAKGVAGA
- the lhgO gene encoding L-2-hydroxyglutarate oxidase encodes the protein MQSDFLVIGGGVIGLNIARRLRQTFPGASVHLVEKEEDCGLHASGRNSGVLHAGFYYSPDSLKAKFTWNGNRLLTEYCDTKRIPLNKCGKLVVAKDQNDHAGLDELLRRGRVNGIPLEEISEKDAKAIEPRVKTCARALFSPATSTVDPTQVMRAMKADAIEEGVQLHCGVRYLSSSNGQVVTTKGTHHVGYVVNAAGLYADRIAREFGFSEHYRILPFKGLYLYSSEPAGSIRTNIYPVPDLKNPFLGVHFTVAASGKAKIGPTAIPGLWREHYGGIANFHWNEFLEVAMRGVGLLATSNFDFKTLAIREMAKYSKATMVSLASQLAEGVTAEHYQSWGRPGIRAQLVDIRKRKLEMDFVLEGDKRSMHVLNAVSPAFTCSLPFSEHVCQQIKATLS
- the rfbF gene encoding glucose-1-phosphate cytidylyltransferase, which codes for MKAVILAGGLGTRLSEETVLRPKPMVEIGGKPILWHIMQIHAVYGVTEFVVALGYKGDMIKEYFLNFFAINNDLSVDLSTGKTTIHDRNQPKWTVHLADTGQTTQTGGRVKRLKKWLEPDDTFMLTYGDGVADLNVGKLLEFHRSHGKLATMTSVRSPARFGRIGFEGDRVTEFFEKPEAGEGWINGGFFVLSTKALDYIDGDQTAWEREPVERLAHAGEMVGYKHYGFWSCMDTLKEKEYLEGLWQSGKAPWKMW